In the Candidatus Omnitrophota bacterium genome, one interval contains:
- a CDS encoding valine--tRNA ligase, whose protein sequence is MEISSRYNHKEIEPKILKKWLESTLFKATKSKQPAYSIVIPPPNVTGILHMGHALNNTIQDILIRYKRMQGYQALWMPGTDHAGIATQNVVEKKLAKQGLKKEDIGREEFLKQLWAWRDQYGSTIIDQLKKLGSSCDWSRTRFTMDEGYSKAVTRVFVELWKKKLIYQGDYIINWCPRCKTALSDEEAPHQQREGSLYYIKYPIKGSDDFVVVATTRPETMLGDTAVAINPKDKRYKSILGQTIILPLTGREIKVISDEFVDPGFGTGAVKVTPAHDPNDFEIGQRHKLPSVLVMSPDGSMNENAAGYQGMDRFEAREAILQELTKQKLLEKTEPHSYSVGQCYRCDTLVEPYLSRQWFVKMKPLAKPAIKAVKNGEIKFHPSRWTKVYLNWMENIRDWCISRQIWWGHRIPIYYCRDCQKEVIAAEVKPKKCRQCGSTNLWQDENVLDTWFSSWLWPFATFGWPEKSSKKELDYFYPTDVLVTAPEIIFFWVARMIMAGFEFTGKKPFSDVFIHGTVRDKTGKKMSKSLGNTIDPLGVIDNFGADALRFSITLCAASGSDVYLSDEKFLVGRNFCNKIWNSVRFIFLKIEQANFKIDDLENVEKAAVDKWILDKLSEAIDEISASLDKYRLNDAAKKIYDFFWHDFCDWYIEIIKDDFNLTRAKVSLKVLLSAMKLLHPIMPFITEEVFSLIKQNTNLSLDESIVVSSWSKPDKKISQKEIIEIQTLVATIKEIRNIKAILGITTKKTVLEARASDNRLSFLKENQAWLKRLTFSESIEFKNAAGAEKLSRVLYDSGLWEINLAVKDIEKSNFVAALSKKIESKTVVLTKIQKRLASEQFRKNAPLDKVQEAETAVTDLLTEVNRIKDLKNAFN, encoded by the coding sequence ATGGAAATTTCTTCACGCTACAACCACAAGGAAATTGAGCCAAAAATTCTAAAAAAATGGCTCGAGAGCACACTATTTAAGGCGACTAAGTCTAAACAGCCGGCCTATTCAATAGTCATTCCGCCACCGAATGTTACCGGAATTCTGCACATGGGCCATGCTTTAAATAACACTATTCAGGATATTCTAATTCGCTATAAGCGAATGCAGGGGTATCAGGCGCTCTGGATGCCAGGCACTGATCATGCTGGAATTGCTACTCAGAATGTAGTTGAAAAAAAATTAGCTAAACAAGGGCTAAAAAAAGAAGATATTGGCCGAGAAGAGTTTTTAAAGCAGCTTTGGGCCTGGAGAGATCAATACGGTTCAACGATTATTGATCAGCTTAAAAAGCTTGGTTCTAGTTGTGATTGGTCAAGAACCCGGTTTACTATGGATGAAGGTTATTCTAAAGCCGTAACTCGAGTTTTTGTTGAGCTTTGGAAGAAGAAGCTAATTTATCAAGGTGATTATATTATAAACTGGTGTCCGCGCTGTAAAACCGCACTCAGTGATGAAGAAGCTCCTCATCAGCAACGAGAAGGATCTTTGTATTATATAAAATATCCGATCAAAGGATCTGATGATTTTGTAGTTGTGGCTACAACTCGTCCGGAGACTATGCTTGGAGATACCGCGGTTGCGATAAATCCTAAAGATAAAAGATATAAGTCGATTTTAGGTCAAACCATAATTCTTCCTTTGACTGGTCGGGAAATTAAGGTAATCAGCGATGAATTTGTTGATCCGGGGTTTGGAACTGGAGCAGTCAAGGTAACCCCGGCCCATGATCCTAATGATTTTGAGATTGGTCAACGACATAAATTACCTTCAGTTTTAGTTATGAGCCCTGATGGATCGATGAATGAAAATGCTGCTGGTTATCAGGGTATGGACCGATTTGAGGCCAGAGAAGCGATATTACAGGAGTTAACTAAGCAAAAATTACTTGAAAAAACCGAGCCTCATTCTTATTCGGTCGGCCAATGTTATCGTTGTGATACTTTAGTTGAGCCATATTTGTCGCGTCAGTGGTTTGTTAAGATGAAACCTTTAGCCAAGCCAGCAATTAAGGCAGTCAAAAATGGTGAAATTAAATTCCACCCTTCTAGATGGACTAAAGTATACCTTAATTGGATGGAAAATATTCGTGATTGGTGTATCTCACGGCAAATTTGGTGGGGCCATAGGATTCCGATTTATTATTGTCGAGATTGCCAGAAGGAAGTGATCGCTGCCGAAGTAAAGCCAAAAAAATGTCGTCAGTGTGGATCAACGAATTTATGGCAAGATGAGAATGTTCTTGATACTTGGTTTTCATCCTGGCTTTGGCCGTTTGCTACTTTTGGCTGGCCGGAAAAATCGTCAAAAAAAGAATTAGACTATTTTTATCCGACTGATGTTTTAGTTACCGCGCCGGAAATAATTTTTTTCTGGGTAGCTCGGATGATTATGGCCGGGTTTGAATTCACCGGCAAAAAGCCGTTTAGTGATGTTTTTATTCACGGAACGGTTAGAGACAAGACTGGAAAAAAGATGTCTAAGTCTTTAGGTAATACTATTGATCCTTTAGGGGTTATTGATAATTTTGGCGCCGATGCTTTGCGCTTTTCTATAACTCTTTGTGCTGCAAGTGGTTCCGATGTTTATCTTTCTGATGAAAAATTTTTGGTTGGTCGAAATTTTTGTAATAAAATTTGGAATTCGGTTCGATTTATTTTCTTAAAAATTGAACAGGCAAATTTTAAAATTGATGATTTAGAAAATGTCGAAAAGGCAGCAGTTGATAAATGGATATTAGATAAATTATCTGAGGCGATCGATGAAATTTCTGCTAGTTTAGATAAGTATCGCTTAAATGATGCCGCTAAAAAGATATATGATTTTTTTTGGCATGATTTTTGTGATTGGTATATCGAAATAATAAAAGATGACTTTAACTTAACCCGGGCAAAAGTTTCTCTAAAAGTATTGCTTTCGGCAATGAAGCTGCTTCATCCGATTATGCCTTTTATAACTGAAGAGGTGTTCAGTTTAATTAAGCAAAATACTAACCTTAGTTTAGATGAGAGCATAGTGGTTTCTAGCTGGTCTAAACCGGATAAGAAAATCAGCCAAAAAGAAATTATTGAAATTCAGACTTTGGTCGCAACGATTAAGGAAATAAGAAATATCAAGGCGATTTTAGGTATCACTACTAAAAAAACAGTTTTAGAGGCGAGGGCTAGTGATAATCGACTTTCTTTTTTGAAGGAAAACCAAGCTTGGTTAAAGCGGTTAACTTTTTCAGAAAGCATTGAATTCAAGAATGCTGCTGGTGCGGAAAAATTATCGCGAGTTCTTTATGATTCTGGTTTGTGGGAGATTAATTTAGCAGTTAAGGATATTGAGAAGTCAAACTTTGTCGCTGCACTTAGTAAGAAAATTGAGTCAAAGACAGTGGTTTTAACTAAGATTCAAAAAAGACTTGCTAGTGAGCAATTTAGAAAAAATGCACCACTCGATAAAGTTCAGGAGGCAGAAACAGCAGTTACAGATTTATTAACTGAGGTTAACCGAATTAAGGATTTAAAAAATGCTTTTAACTAA
- the nadC gene encoding carboxylating nicotinate-nucleotide diphosphorylase: protein MLLTKEIRKTIVLALNEDSARRDITTSLAIPKATRIKVEIIAKEKGLLCGIEVAKAVFKQINKKVIFKALKKDGATLKPGQRVAIIAARARDILAAERVALNFLSFLSAVATNTEKFVHQSKGNKAIIMDTRKTIPNLRQLQRYAVLVGGGRNHRSCLSGAVLIKDNHLRIGRYLNKGKLDDKKIAKLVKNFRKKSSGKIEIEIEELSEFRQVAQAKPDIIMLDNFSLADLKKAVSMRNESFPRLKLEASGGITLKNVRAVARSGVDRISIGCLTHSLKSIDFSLEVI from the coding sequence ATGCTTTTAACTAAAGAAATCAGAAAGACTATTGTTTTGGCTTTAAATGAAGATTCGGCGAGAAGAGATATTACTACTAGCTTAGCGATTCCAAAAGCCACTAGGATTAAGGTGGAGATCATTGCTAAAGAAAAGGGTTTACTCTGCGGCATCGAGGTAGCAAAAGCAGTTTTTAAGCAGATTAATAAAAAAGTAATTTTTAAAGCACTAAAGAAGGACGGTGCGACTTTAAAGCCTGGACAAAGAGTTGCAATAATTGCCGCCAGAGCTAGGGATATTTTAGCTGCTGAGAGAGTAGCTTTAAACTTCCTTTCGTTTTTATCGGCTGTAGCAACTAACACTGAAAAATTTGTTCATCAATCAAAGGGTAATAAAGCGATAATTATGGATACCCGTAAAACCATACCTAACTTGCGCCAGTTGCAAAGATATGCAGTTTTAGTAGGTGGAGGCCGCAATCATCGTAGTTGTTTATCGGGAGCGGTTTTAATTAAAGATAATCACTTAAGAATTGGCCGATATCTAAATAAGGGTAAATTAGACGATAAAAAGATTGCTAAGTTAGTTAAAAATTTTAGAAAGAAATCTTCTGGCAAAATTGAAATTGAAATTGAAGAATTATCTGAATTCCGCCAGGTTGCTCAAGCTAAGCCGGATATTATTATGCTTGATAACTTCTCTTTAGCTGATTTAAAAAAAGCGGTAAGTATGCGCAATGAAAGTTTCCCGAGACTAAAGCTAGAGGCTTCAGGCGGAATAACCTTAAAGAATGTCCGGGCGGTTGCTCGTAGCGGAGTAGACCGGATATCTATTGGTTGCCTAACGCACTCCCTAAAATCTATCGATTTCTCATTAGAAGTAATATAG
- the uvrB gene encoding excinuclease ABC subunit UvrB: MDRFKLVSKFKPTGDQPQAIKKLIQRIKSEKRFSTLLGVTGSGKTFTLACAIEKLNRPVLVISHNKTLASQLYAEFREFFPQNAVEYFVSYYDYYQPESYIPQTDTYIEKDASINDRLDRLRLSSTSSLIARQDVIVVASVSCIYNLGSPEDYQNLTLNLVSGQALQTESVIKQLTELQYERNDFDFQRGTFRLKGDTLDIFPSYKERPLRVEFFNQELEKIYEFDQASGKKISDLERVSIYPAKHFIIEKDKIEAASRTISLELEDRCDFFKKEGKLLEAQRLRQRTLFDLEMLNECGYCHGIENYSRHLTGRPTGSRPFCLLDYFSKDFITIIDESHVTVPQVRGMYEGDKSRKKTLVNYGFRLPSCLDNRPLRFDEFTKLINKAVHVSATPAEYELKLSDYKVVEQIIRPTGLPDPEIEVRPSENQIEDIIAEVKNRIKSKERTLITTLTKRMAEELSRYLADEGLKVSYVHSEVNTFERTKILKDLRMKKIDLLVGVNLLREGLDLPEVSLVIILDADKEGFLRSATSLIQVAGRCARNINGHVIMYADRVTKSMQKAINESSRRRKVQLEHNRINNITPRSIQKAINEGIEIYLKEANKLNQRLDLKEEVGSLHEVIGQLEKEMFLAAKHLHFEKAASLRDKIEELRKVIAKKVK; the protein is encoded by the coding sequence ATGGACCGATTTAAGCTGGTCAGTAAATTCAAGCCTACCGGAGATCAACCTCAGGCAATAAAGAAGCTCATTCAGCGGATAAAGTCTGAGAAGCGTTTTTCTACTCTTTTGGGTGTAACCGGATCAGGGAAAACCTTTACTTTGGCTTGTGCAATCGAGAAGTTGAATCGTCCGGTTTTAGTGATTTCTCACAATAAAACCCTAGCTAGTCAGCTTTATGCTGAGTTTCGCGAGTTTTTTCCTCAAAATGCGGTTGAATATTTTGTTAGTTATTACGATTATTATCAACCGGAAAGCTATATTCCTCAAACTGATACCTATATTGAAAAGGATGCATCAATTAATGATCGTCTTGATCGCTTAAGGCTTTCATCGACAAGTTCACTTATTGCTCGCCAAGATGTTATAGTAGTCGCATCGGTATCTTGCATTTATAACTTAGGTTCTCCAGAAGATTATCAGAATTTAACGTTAAATTTAGTCTCGGGTCAGGCTTTACAAACTGAAAGTGTTATTAAGCAGCTTACCGAGCTTCAGTATGAGCGCAATGACTTTGATTTTCAAAGAGGAACCTTTCGCTTGAAAGGTGATACTTTAGATATTTTCCCATCTTACAAGGAGCGGCCACTGCGAGTAGAGTTTTTTAATCAGGAGTTAGAGAAAATTTATGAGTTTGATCAGGCCAGTGGAAAAAAGATTAGCGACTTGGAGAGAGTAAGTATCTATCCGGCAAAACATTTTATCATCGAGAAGGATAAAATTGAGGCAGCTTCAAGAACGATTTCTTTAGAGCTTGAGGATCGTTGCGATTTTTTTAAAAAAGAAGGAAAACTCCTTGAAGCTCAGCGTTTGAGGCAGCGAACTCTTTTTGATCTTGAAATGTTGAATGAGTGCGGATATTGTCATGGCATTGAAAACTATTCTCGCCATTTAACTGGTCGCCCGACTGGATCAAGGCCATTTTGTCTTTTAGACTACTTTTCTAAAGACTTTATTACTATTATTGATGAAAGCCATGTGACTGTACCTCAGGTACGGGGAATGTATGAGGGCGATAAGTCGCGAAAAAAAACCTTAGTTAACTATGGCTTTAGGTTGCCGTCTTGCTTAGACAACCGGCCGCTTCGTTTTGATGAGTTTACCAAATTAATTAACAAAGCAGTTCATGTTTCCGCAACTCCGGCAGAGTATGAATTAAAACTTTCTGACTACAAGGTTGTCGAACAAATTATTAGACCCACTGGGCTACCTGACCCGGAAATAGAAGTTCGCCCAAGTGAAAATCAAATCGAAGATATAATCGCGGAAGTTAAAAACCGGATTAAGAGCAAAGAACGAACCTTGATTACTACTTTGACTAAACGGATGGCTGAGGAACTTTCACGATATTTGGCTGATGAAGGATTAAAAGTCAGCTATGTCCATTCAGAGGTCAATACTTTTGAGAGGACAAAGATTTTGAAAGATCTCCGGATGAAAAAAATTGACCTTTTGGTTGGAGTAAATCTTTTACGGGAAGGGTTAGACTTACCGGAAGTATCTTTAGTGATAATCCTTGATGCTGACAAAGAAGGATTCTTGCGTTCAGCAACGTCATTAATCCAGGTGGCCGGAAGATGCGCCCGCAATATTAACGGACACGTTATCATGTATGCAGATAGGGTTACTAAATCAATGCAGAAAGCAATCAATGAAAGTTCGCGTCGCCGGAAGGTGCAACTTGAGCATAATCGAATCAATAATATTACCCCTAGGAGTATTCAGAAGGCAATCAATGAAGGTATTGAAATATACTTAAAAGAAGCGAATAAGCTTAATCAGCGACTTGATCTTAAAGAAGAAGTTGGTAGCTTACATGAAGTTATTGGCCAGCTTGAAAAGGAGATGTTTTTGGCGGCTAAGCATTTACATTTTGAAAAAGCCGCTAGTTTACGTGATAAAATAGAAGAGCTGCGCAAAGTTATTGCCAAAAAGGTTAAATAG